One genomic region from Arthrobacter sp. FB24 encodes:
- a CDS encoding CATRA conflict system CASPASE/TPR repeat-associated protein, with product MDNETTATEDRLRAMLENVRTATANTRQAMDSPGDENWVQDGESDAEYLRGIQRDTIARLEATARDIEALLAQRLDG from the coding sequence ATGGATAACGAGACCACCGCCACCGAGGACCGGCTGCGCGCGATGCTGGAGAACGTCAGGACGGCCACCGCCAACACCCGCCAGGCGATGGACTCACCGGGCGACGAGAACTGGGTGCAGGATGGCGAGTCCGATGCCGAATACCTGCGGGGCATCCAACGGGACACGATCGCCAGGCTTGAGGCCACCGCCCGGGACATCGAAGCACTGCTGGCCCAGCGCCTGGACGGCTAG
- a CDS encoding arsenate-mycothiol transferase ArsC: protein MTDHTEHRPGLQDKTPSVLFVCSKNGGKSQLAAGLMNQIAAGTVTVHSAGTKPGKSLNPESVDALAELGIDITGEHPKPVTDDVLNAVDVVIVLGNEAKVEAPAGKRLEVWDTDEPSERGIAGMERMRLVRDDIRSRVRKLYAELTGN, encoded by the coding sequence ATGACCGACCACACTGAACACCGCCCTGGCCTGCAGGACAAAACGCCCAGCGTCCTGTTCGTCTGCAGCAAGAACGGCGGGAAGTCCCAGCTCGCCGCGGGACTGATGAACCAGATCGCCGCCGGGACCGTCACGGTGCACTCTGCCGGGACGAAACCCGGCAAGTCGCTGAACCCGGAGTCCGTGGACGCGCTGGCGGAGCTCGGCATCGACATCACGGGTGAACACCCCAAACCCGTCACCGACGACGTACTGAACGCTGTCGACGTCGTCATCGTCCTGGGCAACGAGGCAAAGGTCGAAGCCCCCGCGGGCAAGCGGCTTGAGGTCTGGGATACGGACGAGCCCTCTGAGCGCGGTATCGCGGGCATGGAACGCATGCGCCTGGTCCGGGATGACATCAGGAGCCGCGTCCGGAAGCTGTATGCGGAGCTCACCGGGAACTGA
- a CDS encoding ArsR/SmtB family transcription factor, which yields MNSLQTVEPALDEACCAPSGRPVLSAEDARRKALVFKALSDPNRLRLLSIVKSGGSGEACVCDLTEPLDLGQPTVSHHLKILVDAGLLHREKRGTWAYYSIVPGAMEQTAGLLASL from the coding sequence ATGAATTCTCTGCAAACTGTTGAGCCGGCCCTCGACGAGGCCTGCTGCGCGCCGTCCGGTCGGCCCGTCCTCAGCGCTGAGGATGCACGGCGCAAGGCCCTCGTGTTCAAGGCCCTCTCCGATCCCAACAGATTGCGGCTGCTGTCCATCGTCAAGAGTGGCGGGTCCGGGGAGGCCTGCGTCTGCGATCTCACCGAACCCCTGGACCTGGGGCAGCCCACCGTGTCGCATCACCTTAAGATCCTGGTCGATGCCGGCCTGCTGCACCGGGAAAAGCGCGGCACCTGGGCCTACTACTCCATCGTTCCCGGCGCCATGGAGCAGACGGCCGGCCTCCTGGCGTCCCTGTGA
- a CDS encoding FAD-dependent oxidoreductase translates to MDVTTTLPVAVVGAGPIGLAAAAHLIERGLEPLILEAGATPASAIEQWRHIRLFSPWQYNTDAAAVRLLARSGWEAPEPTALPTGGELIDHYLTPLAELPAIASRLHAGARVVAVTRHGMDKTHSRDRDTTPFVVRVEHADGEVRDYRAAAVIDASGTWSTRNPLGTSGLPAPGEADAAARISSPLPDVLGRDRGAFAARTAVVVGAGHSAANTLINLSELAAQVPGTKIVWAIRGSSAAKVYGGGDADGLAARGQLGSRLRGLVDSGAVELHTGFGIAYLTAADGAVTLTSTDGRTLDADIVVPATGFRPDLGILRELRLELDPGVEAPRELGPLIDPEFHSCGTVEPHGARMLAHPEADFYIVGMKSYGRAPTFLLATGYEQVRSVAAALAGDRQAADTVQLELPETGVCSSDIGTSCDIPAATPGGFVAETSGGCCGTPQPVLVGFPTGLAHGRSGGN, encoded by the coding sequence ATGGATGTAACAACCACCCTTCCCGTAGCTGTCGTTGGAGCCGGGCCCATCGGCCTTGCCGCGGCAGCACACCTGATAGAACGCGGCCTGGAGCCGCTGATCCTTGAGGCGGGCGCAACCCCTGCCTCCGCCATCGAGCAGTGGCGCCACATCCGGCTGTTCTCACCATGGCAGTACAACACCGATGCAGCAGCCGTCCGCCTGCTCGCCCGGTCAGGCTGGGAAGCCCCGGAGCCGACGGCACTGCCTACCGGCGGTGAACTCATCGACCACTACCTCACTCCCTTGGCTGAACTTCCCGCCATCGCGTCCCGCCTGCACGCCGGCGCCCGCGTCGTGGCAGTGACCCGGCACGGCATGGACAAAACCCACAGCCGTGACCGCGACACCACACCTTTCGTGGTCCGGGTGGAACACGCCGACGGCGAAGTCCGCGACTACCGGGCTGCTGCCGTCATCGACGCCTCCGGCACCTGGTCCACCCGCAACCCGCTCGGCACCTCCGGACTGCCCGCCCCCGGCGAGGCTGACGCGGCTGCCCGTATCTCCTCTCCGCTGCCTGACGTGCTGGGCCGTGACCGGGGAGCCTTTGCCGCGCGCACCGCCGTCGTCGTCGGCGCCGGCCACTCGGCCGCCAACACCCTGATCAATCTCTCCGAGCTCGCGGCCCAGGTGCCCGGGACGAAAATCGTGTGGGCCATCCGCGGCTCCTCCGCTGCCAAGGTCTACGGCGGCGGCGACGCTGACGGCCTTGCCGCCCGCGGCCAGCTCGGCAGCCGGCTCCGCGGCCTCGTCGACTCCGGCGCCGTGGAACTCCACACCGGGTTCGGGATCGCATACCTCACAGCAGCCGACGGCGCCGTCACCCTGACCTCAACGGACGGCCGCACCCTCGACGCCGACATCGTGGTTCCCGCCACCGGCTTCCGCCCGGACCTGGGCATCCTCCGTGAGCTCCGGCTGGAACTCGACCCCGGCGTGGAAGCCCCGCGTGAGCTCGGCCCGCTGATCGACCCCGAGTTCCACTCCTGCGGCACAGTCGAACCCCATGGCGCCCGGATGCTGGCCCACCCGGAGGCCGATTTCTACATTGTCGGCATGAAGTCCTACGGCCGGGCCCCGACCTTCCTGCTGGCCACCGGCTATGAGCAAGTACGTTCCGTCGCCGCGGCCTTGGCAGGGGACCGGCAGGCGGCCGACACCGTCCAGCTCGAGCTGCCCGAAACCGGTGTCTGCTCCTCCGATATCGGCACCAGTTGCGACATCCCCGCGGCCACGCCCGGAGGTTTTGTGGCCGAAACCTCCGGCGGCTGCTGCGGAACACCCCAGCCGGTCCTCGTCGGATTCCCCACTGGCCTGGCCCACGGCCGCTCCGGCGGCAACTGA
- a CDS encoding arsenate reductase ArsC, with translation MSTETAKKPSVLFVCVHNAGRSQMAAAFLTTLSKGAIEVRSAGSQPADKVNPAAVAAMAELGIDMSAEIPKVLTTEAVKESDVVITMGCGDTCPIFPGKRYEDWELEDPAGQGVDAVRPIRDDIKARIEDLIASLTPAAK, from the coding sequence ATGAGCACCGAAACCGCCAAGAAACCCTCCGTCCTGTTCGTCTGCGTCCACAACGCCGGCCGCTCCCAGATGGCCGCAGCCTTCCTCACCACCCTGTCCAAGGGCGCCATCGAGGTCCGCTCCGCCGGCTCCCAGCCCGCGGACAAGGTCAACCCGGCCGCCGTGGCGGCCATGGCCGAACTCGGCATCGACATGTCCGCCGAAATCCCCAAGGTCCTCACCACCGAGGCCGTCAAGGAATCCGACGTCGTCATCACCATGGGCTGCGGCGACACCTGCCCGATCTTCCCCGGCAAGCGCTATGAAGACTGGGAACTCGAAGATCCGGCCGGCCAGGGCGTGGACGCCGTCCGCCCCATCCGGGACGACATCAAGGCCCGCATCGAGGACCTCATCGCTTCCCTTACCCCCGCCGCCAAGTAA
- the arsA gene encoding arsenical pump-driving ATPase, with product MKFLQNAPRFLFFTGKGGVGKTSVACATALTLARAGRKVLLVSTDPASNVGQVFGVTIGNTVTAIQDVPGLSALEIDPEQAVEAYRERIIAPVRGLLPETELAGIAESLSGSCTTEIASFDEFTNLLADDSSYREYDHIVFDTAPTGHTIRLLQLPGSWTDFLAAGKGDPSCLGPLSGLEKHKQVYAKAVQALTDPAKTRLVLVSRAQTSSLGEIERTYLELNQIGIGSGYVVVNGVLPDAAGEEALAQALRAREAAAMEAIPDAVAGLPRDVLDLKPGNMVGIPALESLFAPTSGAPITDDAALVPEIEDAPLAALVNEVELDGHGLVMCMGKGGVGKTTVAAAIAVALAKRGHAVHLTTTDPAAHLTETLHGSIPGLKVSRIDPEAAIQEYRIHVMETKGRNLDDDGRAALAEDLMSPCTDEVAVFRQFSRVVQESRRHFVVIDTAPTGHTLLLLDATGSYHREIARQVGDTMGFVTPLMRLQDPAQTKVVLVTLAETTPVLEAEELKSDLERAGIHPWAWVINNSIAAAHPQTPFLRARAASEIEQITKVHTLTDRVALIPLLPEEPIGEEKLSALTVLSSLPA from the coding sequence GTGAAGTTTCTCCAGAACGCACCCCGCTTCCTGTTTTTCACCGGGAAGGGCGGTGTGGGCAAGACCTCCGTGGCGTGTGCAACAGCGCTCACCCTTGCCAGGGCCGGCCGGAAGGTCTTGCTGGTCAGCACCGACCCCGCGTCCAATGTGGGACAGGTCTTCGGCGTGACCATCGGGAACACCGTCACTGCCATCCAGGATGTACCAGGTCTCTCTGCGCTGGAAATAGACCCTGAACAGGCCGTCGAAGCCTACCGGGAACGGATCATAGCCCCCGTCCGCGGACTGCTGCCCGAGACTGAATTGGCTGGCATCGCGGAGAGTCTCTCAGGTTCCTGCACCACGGAGATCGCCTCGTTCGACGAATTCACGAACCTGCTCGCCGACGACAGCTCGTACAGGGAGTATGACCACATCGTTTTCGATACCGCCCCGACGGGCCACACGATCCGGCTGTTACAGCTGCCTGGCTCGTGGACGGATTTCCTGGCGGCAGGCAAGGGGGACCCGTCCTGCCTCGGACCCCTGTCAGGACTTGAGAAGCACAAGCAGGTATATGCAAAGGCGGTCCAGGCCCTCACGGACCCGGCGAAGACCCGGCTTGTGCTGGTCAGCCGTGCGCAAACATCGTCGCTGGGCGAGATCGAGCGGACGTATCTGGAGCTCAACCAGATCGGGATCGGCAGCGGTTACGTCGTCGTCAACGGCGTCCTGCCCGACGCGGCAGGGGAGGAGGCCCTGGCGCAGGCCCTGCGCGCCCGGGAGGCTGCTGCCATGGAGGCCATTCCCGATGCGGTCGCCGGCCTGCCCCGCGATGTCCTGGACCTGAAGCCGGGCAACATGGTCGGCATTCCGGCCCTTGAATCCCTGTTCGCGCCTACTTCCGGCGCCCCCATCACTGACGACGCCGCGCTGGTTCCCGAGATTGAGGATGCCCCGCTGGCTGCCCTGGTGAACGAAGTCGAGCTCGACGGGCACGGCCTCGTGATGTGCATGGGCAAGGGCGGAGTCGGGAAGACCACTGTCGCTGCTGCTATTGCGGTCGCCCTGGCCAAACGCGGGCATGCGGTCCACCTCACCACGACCGATCCCGCGGCCCACCTGACGGAGACGCTCCATGGTTCCATCCCGGGCTTGAAGGTTTCCCGCATCGATCCGGAAGCGGCCATCCAGGAATATCGCATCCATGTGATGGAGACCAAGGGCCGGAACCTGGACGATGACGGACGCGCCGCGCTGGCCGAGGACCTGATGTCCCCGTGCACGGACGAGGTGGCTGTGTTCAGGCAGTTCTCCAGGGTGGTCCAAGAGTCCCGCCGACACTTCGTGGTGATCGACACGGCACCCACCGGACACACCCTGCTGCTCTTGGACGCCACCGGTTCGTACCACCGGGAGATTGCCCGCCAGGTCGGCGACACCATGGGATTCGTGACGCCCCTCATGCGGCTGCAGGACCCGGCCCAGACCAAGGTTGTCCTCGTTACCCTGGCCGAAACAACGCCGGTACTGGAAGCCGAGGAGTTGAAGAGTGACCTGGAACGGGCCGGAATTCATCCATGGGCCTGGGTGATCAACAACTCGATCGCAGCCGCGCACCCGCAGACGCCGTTCCTGCGGGCCCGCGCCGCGAGCGAAATTGAACAAATCACAAAGGTGCACACCCTGACGGACCGGGTAGCGCTCATTCCGTTGCTGCCCGAGGAACCCATCGGCGAGGAGAAGCTGTCTGCCTTGACCGTCCTCAGCTCCCTGCCGGCCTGA
- the trxB gene encoding thioredoxin-disulfide reductase, with protein MSTEQLIIIGSGPAGYTAAIYAARAGLKPLVLAGSVTAGGALMNTTEVENFPGFPAGVQGPELMDGLQEQAQRFGAQVVFDDVTEVVLTGHLKRVVTGTGDIHEAPAVILATGSAYKELGLPEEKKLSGHGVSWCATCDGFFFRDQDIIVVGGGDSAMEEATFLTRFARTVTVVVRKGELRASRIMAQRAKDNPKISFAWNSAVTAIHGDPKVTGVTLTDTRTGETREQPATGIFVAIGHVPRTELVEGQVDLDAEGYIKVDSPTTVTNLSGVFACGDAVDHRYRQAITAAGTGCAAALDAERYLAALDDADSIATALVEEPTHA; from the coding sequence GTGAGCACCGAACAGCTGATCATCATCGGATCCGGCCCCGCCGGCTACACGGCTGCGATCTACGCCGCGCGCGCCGGCCTGAAGCCCCTGGTCCTGGCCGGCTCGGTAACGGCCGGCGGCGCCCTGATGAACACCACCGAAGTGGAGAACTTCCCGGGTTTCCCCGCGGGCGTCCAGGGTCCCGAGCTGATGGACGGACTCCAGGAGCAGGCGCAGCGGTTCGGCGCGCAGGTGGTGTTCGACGACGTCACGGAAGTGGTGCTGACCGGACACCTCAAGCGCGTGGTCACCGGCACCGGAGACATCCACGAGGCACCCGCCGTCATCCTCGCCACCGGCTCCGCCTACAAAGAGCTGGGCCTGCCCGAGGAGAAAAAGCTCAGTGGCCACGGTGTCTCCTGGTGCGCCACCTGCGATGGCTTCTTCTTCCGCGACCAGGACATCATCGTTGTCGGCGGCGGGGACTCCGCCATGGAGGAAGCCACCTTCCTGACCCGCTTCGCGCGGACCGTCACCGTGGTGGTCCGCAAGGGCGAACTCCGCGCCTCCCGCATCATGGCGCAGCGCGCCAAGGACAACCCGAAGATCAGTTTCGCCTGGAACTCCGCAGTCACCGCCATCCACGGCGATCCCAAGGTCACCGGCGTCACCCTGACCGACACGCGGACCGGAGAAACCCGCGAACAGCCCGCAACGGGCATCTTCGTGGCGATCGGACACGTGCCGCGCACCGAACTCGTCGAGGGCCAGGTCGACCTGGATGCCGAGGGCTATATCAAGGTGGACTCGCCCACCACGGTCACCAACCTCTCCGGCGTCTTCGCCTGCGGGGACGCCGTGGACCACCGCTACCGCCAGGCAATCACCGCTGCAGGCACCGGGTGCGCCGCCGCCCTCGACGCCGAACGCTACCTCGCCGCACTGGATGATGCGGACAGCATCGCGACCGCCCTGGTCGAAGAACCAACCCACGCCTAG
- the arsB gene encoding ACR3 family arsenite efflux transporter — MSTQTVSSPTREGEAAVVGKLSTLDRFLPVWIIAAMVLGLFLGSFVPGLNTALEAVKVGEVSLPIAIGLLVMMYPVLAKVRYDQAHRVVGDRKLMITSLVLNWLLAPAFMFALAWIFIPDLPDYRTGLIIVGLARCIAMVMIWNDLACGDREAAAVLVAINSVFQVIAFGALGWFYLQLLPGWLGLPTTSADFSFWAITASVLVFLGIPLLAGFLTRTIGEKAKGRAWYEGTFLPKLGPWALYGLLFTITLLFALQGGTITSRPLDVVRIALPLLVYFLVVFGAGMLIGRWLDLGYAKTTTLAFTAAGNNFELAIAVAIGTFGVTSGQALAGVVGPLIEVPVLVALVYVALWARKRHFITSPLSI, encoded by the coding sequence GTGAGCACCCAGACCGTCTCTTCGCCCACTCGTGAAGGCGAGGCTGCCGTCGTTGGCAAACTCTCCACCCTGGACCGGTTCCTGCCGGTGTGGATCATCGCTGCCATGGTCCTGGGCCTGTTCCTCGGCAGTTTCGTTCCCGGCCTGAACACTGCACTTGAAGCAGTCAAGGTGGGCGAAGTTTCGCTGCCGATCGCCATCGGGCTGCTGGTGATGATGTACCCGGTGCTCGCGAAAGTCCGCTACGACCAGGCGCACCGCGTGGTCGGTGACCGGAAGCTGATGATCACCTCGCTGGTGCTGAACTGGCTTCTCGCCCCGGCGTTCATGTTTGCCCTGGCCTGGATCTTCATCCCGGATCTGCCCGACTACCGTACCGGCCTGATCATCGTGGGCCTGGCCCGCTGCATCGCCATGGTGATGATCTGGAACGACCTCGCCTGCGGGGACCGCGAAGCCGCCGCCGTGCTGGTGGCCATCAATTCCGTCTTCCAGGTCATCGCGTTCGGCGCGCTGGGCTGGTTCTACCTGCAGTTGCTGCCGGGCTGGCTGGGCCTGCCCACCACCAGCGCGGACTTCTCCTTCTGGGCCATCACCGCTTCCGTCCTGGTCTTCCTGGGGATCCCGCTGCTGGCCGGCTTCCTCACCCGCACAATCGGCGAAAAGGCCAAAGGCCGCGCCTGGTACGAAGGAACCTTCCTGCCGAAGCTCGGACCGTGGGCGCTGTACGGGCTGCTGTTCACCATCACGCTGCTCTTCGCCCTGCAGGGCGGGACCATCACCTCCCGCCCGCTGGACGTCGTCCGGATCGCCCTGCCCCTGCTGGTCTACTTCCTGGTGGTCTTCGGCGCCGGCATGCTGATCGGAAGGTGGCTGGACCTGGGCTACGCCAAAACCACCACACTGGCCTTCACTGCCGCGGGCAACAACTTCGAGCTCGCCATCGCAGTGGCGATCGGCACTTTCGGTGTCACGTCGGGGCAGGCGCTGGCCGGCGTCGTCGGACCCTTGATCGAAGTCCCCGTCCTTGTTGCACTGGTTTACGTGGCCCTCTGGGCCCGGAAACGCCACTTCATCACCAGCCCCCTTTCCATCTGA